A genomic region of Glycine max cultivar Williams 82 chromosome 15, Glycine_max_v4.0, whole genome shotgun sequence contains the following coding sequences:
- the LOC100810123 gene encoding desiccation-related protein PCC13-62, whose translation MGTYISRARASIVIFLASLVLPLLLPNCYSPSVLIASAQIPELSDADLLEFPLNLEYLEAEFFLFRAFGYGLDVAAPNLTGGGPPPIGAKKVELDSLAKDVILQFAFQEVGHLRAIKSKVTGFPRPLLDLSSASFAKLMDSAVEKPLVPPFDPYANSLNFIIASYVIPYVGLTGYVGVNPLLQNATSRQLVAGLLGVESGQDAVLRELLYECKVQLVAQYKVTVAEFTNRISIHRSKLGNMGMKDEGIIVPKELGAESRVRGNILAGDDDSLAYSRTPEEILRIVYGSDHEDVCGGFYPNGASGLI comes from the exons atgggAACTTACATTTCTAGAGCTAGAGCCTCTATTGTTATTTTCCTAGCCTCCCTAGTCCTTCCATTGCTTCTCCCAAACTGTTATTCTCCTTCTGTGTTGATTGCAAGTGCACAAATCCCAGAATTATCAGATGCTGATTTGTTAGAATTTCCTCTCAATTTAGAATACTTAGAGGCTGAATTTTTCTTGTTTAGGGCTTTCGGGTATGGATTGGATGTGGCTGCTCCAAACCTAACTGGGGGAGGACCCCCTCCCATTGGTGCCAAAAAGGTTGAACTTGACAGCCTTGCCAAGGATGTCATTTTGCAGTTTGCTTTTCAGGAAGTTGGACACTTAAG GGCCATAAAGAGCAAAGTGACAGGGTTCCCTAGGCCATTGTTAGATCTAAGCTCAGCATCTTTTGCCAAACTAATGGATAGTGCCGTTGAGAAACCTTTGGTTCCTCCCTTTGATCCCTATGCTAAttcacttaattttataattgcatCTTATGTGATTCCCTATGTTGGCCTTACTGGTTATGTTGGTGTCAATCCACTGCTACAAAATGCTACTTCCAG ACAACTTGTTGCAGGGCTTCTAGGAGTAGAGTCTGGGCAAGATGCAGTTTTGCGAGAGTTGTTGTATGAATGCAAAGTGCAGTTGGTGGCACAGTACAAAGTGACTGTGGCAGAGTTCACAAATCGCATTtcaatacataggagcaagctAGGAAACATGGGTATGAAAGATGAAGGTATTATTGTGCCTAAAGAGTTGGGTGCTGAAAGTAGAGTTAGAGGCAACATTCTTGCTGGTGACGATGACTCGCTGGCATATTCAAGGACTCCAGAAGAAATATTGAGAATAGTATATGGAAGTGATCATGAAGATGTTTGCGGTGGCTTCTATCCTAATGGAGCAAGTGGTCTTATTTAA